TTCAAATGCTTTTCTTATTATACGGATTACATCAAGCCCTTGTTCTGGCTTTACGGGCACTTCACTTCCTAAACGGATAGCATCATAGATACCCTTGAAATAGTCTCCATAATTGCCATTTTCTGAAGCTATATATTCCCGAACAACAGTACCATTTCTTTCTGTATGCAGAAAACCTCTTTCTTGCTCTGGTTCTGAGCCCCAGGTATCTGAGCCAGGTATTTCACCAGCTTGCAAAGCGGTTTCCTGTACGTCCGACTTCGATTTAATAAAAGAACCTTTAGTACCATGTAAAATATAGGCTGGCAGTGGTTCTCTAACTATATAACTGGACTTTAGTCGCACCCGCTTATTCGGATAGTAAAGCAATAGTTCAAAATAATCATCTACCTGTGAGTGCGGACGAATAATCCGAATATCTGCAAATAGCTCCTGCGGCATGCCAAATAGCTGCAAAGCCTGGTCTATTAAATGAGAACCTAAATCGTAAAGAGATCCGGTGCCGGGTCCTGCTGTTTCTTTATGTACTTTGGGACTCAATTCTTCTTTAAACCGATCAAAATGAAATTCAGCTTCCACAATTTCACCTAGCAAATCCTCCTTTAATACTTTCTTAACCACTTTATAATCGCTATCAAAGCGTCTGTTTTGATATACAGAAAGTACTCGTTGCTGTTGCTTGGCCAAGGCAATTAATTCTTCGCCTTCTTCAACGGTAACCGTAAATGGTTTTTCAACAACTACATGCTTGCCAGCCAGCAAAGCTTTTTTAGCAAAGTCAAAATGTGTATAGTTTGGTGTATTGACAATAACTAATTCAACATTCGGATCTGCCAGCAGCTGTTCATAACTACCATAGCTGATAACTGAAGGATAGATCTCCTGTGTCAGTTTCTTACTGCGCTCCCATACGGCATAAAAATTAAAGCCGTCTAGCACCTGAAGAAACGGGCCATGGAATACTTTACCTGACATACCAAACGAACAAAGAGCCGCGTTAATTGGTTTCATACACTATTTTTCAGGGTCCCAAGTTCCTAAAATATTCTGAAGAGTCATTTTCTTTGCTTCTTCAGTTGTTAACTGCTTAGCCCATTTTACACGCGCATCACTATTAGCGCCTGGCCCGGAACTATTATATTCAGCATAACGGGCTGTTGCTTCGTTAGCCGGATTCTTCCAGTTGTTCCACCCCTCAGGCACAATATGCGAATCCATCCAGCAATTTATATAGGCAACAGAGGCTGTTGATGACCATGGCCTACCCAACGACACTTTATTGATATTGCTATCGGCGGTAAGTCTGCAATCCAAAAACACAAAACCGTAAGGGATAATGCTATTGGTAGAAGCTGCTGTTACATGCGAGTTCTTCTTGCTATGGATATGACACTTTTTAAATACGGCTGTTGCTGCACCAAAAATAAAATCGGTTGTGCCCTCTATATAGCAATCTCTAAAATAATGCTTAACGCCTGAGCCACTTAGGAATAATACATCTTGAAAGCCTACCATTCTGCAATTTTTAAAGGAAGCGCGGTTTCCTTCAATACGCAGTGCAACTGCTTGTCCGGCCGTAAAGCCCGCATTGTTTTCAAAACTCACGTTCTCCGCACTAAAGTCATTACCATAAACAAAGAAGGAAGCACAGGTCCAGGTATTTAACGTGTCTCCATTGGGCATACGTGTGCCGGCATGATTATCATACGTTAGAATAGTTTTCGCGGCATCTTCTCCAACCAGCTTGATAAAACTCTTGGTGGCATCTACTACTATTACTTCTTTATAAATACCTTTTTTGATATAGATCGTTACCGGCTTGTTGTTTCCTTCAGGAACAGCATTCAGTGCTGCCTGCACCGTCTTGTATTGCCCAGAACCATCTTTAGCAACTGTTATCCGATGTTGTGCTTGTACCAAATGACAAAGAAGCACAATGAATGTGCCGAGGAATGCTTTTCTCATCATAATTAATTTATTTAAATCGGCTTCAGGCTTAGGAAACCAATTCACCACGCACCTTTCAACATTGACCTTCTCATCACTCATCACTCACCACTCACCACTCACGTTAGCATTTAGCAACCTTGAAATCAAGTTAGTTTTTAGCTTACTTTTTAATTTCCGGCTGACGGATATGATTTGATAGATCCAGGTTCAACTGCTTTACATCTGCTAATACCAATTGCGCAATTTTACGGGCCCCTAATTCACTGAAATGGGTATTATCTATTTTACCTTCTGGATAGTTAGGGTGCTCACCTGGTGCCACCTGTAAGAACAAAAGCTTGGAGGTTTCTTCTCCAAATTGCTGGTACAAGGCCTGGCTTGTCTTATCAAGATCAATAAAAGGTGTATTCAATGTCTTGGCTAATTCCCTTACCAATGGCGAGTAGACTTCATGCGTTTCTACGGCAGTGCCATTCACAAACTTGCGTCTGCTTACAGGTGTCAATAAAATTGGAATGGCTTTTTTTGTTCTAGCCTCATTGACAAATCGAGTGATATTCGCTTTATACTGTTCTGGAGTTGTATACCGGTCTACTTTTTCTTTGGATTCGTCATTATGACCAAACTGTATAAATACATAATCGCCTTCCTGTAAAGCATCGGCCACTGGCTGCCAAAGATTTTCACTAATAAATGTTCGGGTGCTACGCCCATTCTTAGCGCGATTATCAACTTCTATAGTAGAATCAAAGAAGTAGGCAAAGGGCATTCCCCAACCCGTTTCCGGATAAGCTTTTACTTCCTTAATGGAAATAGTGGAATCACCAATCAAATAGACTTTGGTCTTTCTTTTTGCAGGTGTAATAAATGCAGTTAAGAATAGAACAGCAGCTAATGCGAAGAAATAGGGTTTCATATTTTAATTGTTAGAAATGTGGTACAAATACAAAAGCTCTTTTCAAATTATGTTTCAATAAAGATTACAACAGTCCCGTTAAGCTATTAATGTAAACTTCAATATTGGTATACTGCTTATGCAACGAATAGCCCGCGCTATCTGCCGCATTATTTGGGTTCAATCCATTCTTTATCTCCCATTCATCCGGCATGCCATCACTATCTGTGTCCTTAA
This genomic interval from Flavisolibacter tropicus contains the following:
- a CDS encoding pectinesterase family protein, which gives rise to MMRKAFLGTFIVLLCHLVQAQHRITVAKDGSGQYKTVQAALNAVPEGNNKPVTIYIKKGIYKEVIVVDATKSFIKLVGEDAAKTILTYDNHAGTRMPNGDTLNTWTCASFFVYGNDFSAENVSFENNAGFTAGQAVALRIEGNRASFKNCRMVGFQDVLFLSGSGVKHYFRDCYIEGTTDFIFGAATAVFKKCHIHSKKNSHVTAASTNSIIPYGFVFLDCRLTADSNINKVSLGRPWSSTASVAYINCWMDSHIVPEGWNNWKNPANEATARYAEYNSSGPGANSDARVKWAKQLTTEEAKKMTLQNILGTWDPEK
- a CDS encoding rhamnogalacturonan acetylesterase yields the protein MKPYFFALAAVLFLTAFITPAKRKTKVYLIGDSTISIKEVKAYPETGWGMPFAYFFDSTIEVDNRAKNGRSTRTFISENLWQPVADALQEGDYVFIQFGHNDESKEKVDRYTTPEQYKANITRFVNEARTKKAIPILLTPVSRRKFVNGTAVETHEVYSPLVRELAKTLNTPFIDLDKTSQALYQQFGEETSKLLFLQVAPGEHPNYPEGKIDNTHFSELGARKIAQLVLADVKQLNLDLSNHIRQPEIKK
- a CDS encoding Gfo/Idh/MocA family oxidoreductase; the encoded protein is MKPINAALCSFGMSGKVFHGPFLQVLDGFNFYAVWERSKKLTQEIYPSVISYGSYEQLLADPNVELVIVNTPNYTHFDFAKKALLAGKHVVVEKPFTVTVEEGEELIALAKQQQRVLSVYQNRRFDSDYKVVKKVLKEDLLGEIVEAEFHFDRFKEELSPKVHKETAGPGTGSLYDLGSHLIDQALQLFGMPQELFADIRIIRPHSQVDDYFELLLYYPNKRVRLKSSYIVREPLPAYILHGTKGSFIKSKSDVQETALQAGEIPGSDTWGSEPEQERGFLHTERNGTVVREYIASENGNYGDYFKGIYDAIRLGSEVPVKPEQGLDVIRIIRKAFESNDQKKVVGM